Proteins from a single region of Papaver somniferum cultivar HN1 unplaced genomic scaffold, ASM357369v1 unplaced-scaffold_70, whole genome shotgun sequence:
- the LOC113344001 gene encoding uncharacterized protein LOC113344001 yields MTLKDLETKTSANEAAISKLQSDLKTLSTNLSTQIDTVKASFRETLQENNRSLIQLLHKPANHNRSEDPEGSHQQDDDCTNYSHHHSSFPNHHHRIPKLDFPRFDGYNPRGWIQKSERYFKLSDIEEHRKVDIAAIYLEVKAEKWFLNFQVNRNRITCQDLSLHLCARFENPVEENFVGSFNKLVQSSSVDDYYDEFESLKALTLRMNPSLSESYFVMSFLSGLKDDIGKIVSMFHPKTLADAFSLARLQEQKLQLTNAASKPFTKSFNIHYISQKPYTPNPLPPKPIITSPKFSPSTPKSFSHLHQSPPLHLLSLKDSLKRTWTKEELKGAIIIVMQYSSLATFVRDTEEEEEVFVEAPESPVQSEVEVSLHALTGSATGDTIRIPGLINKKTVFILIDTGSTTSFIDSALVTSLKYSITPTSPMLVTVANGEQTTSSGICSKLQWSMQGHHFMENLRVLPLGGCDIVLGADWLKKLGDVTFNFAKLSASFLYKTKLITLQGTTPKHSFLMMSGEAVKNLFLKHSHGVVAQLFSIHTTSTPPTTPAILLPLLQEYTDIFQEPSTLPPERSLDHKIPLQPNSSPVNQRAYNCPYVQKRVVEQLVKEMLQTGIIQPSHNPFSSPKLLVRKKDNSWRFCVDYRKLNNITIKDKFSIPIVDELLDELHGAIFFSKIDLREGYHQIRVHDLDIHKTAF; encoded by the exons ATGACTCTCAAAGATCTTGAAACAAAAACCTCAGCTAATGAAGCTGCTATCAGTAAGCTTCAATCGGATCTCAAAACGCTTTCTACTAATCTTTCTACACAAATTGATACTGTGAAAGCTAGTTTCAGAGAAACCTTACAAGAGAATAACCGCAGTCTTATTCAGTTGCTCCATAAACCTGCAAATCATAATCGATCTGAAGATCCAGAAGGTTCACATCAGCAGGATGACGATTGCACAAATTATTCTCATCATCATTCTAGCTTTCCTAATCACCATCATCGGATTCCAAAACTAGACTTCCCACGATTTGATGGATATAACCCAAGAGGATGGATCCAGAAGAGTGAAAGATACTTCAAACTCAGTGATATTGAAGAACATAGGAAAGTCGACATTGCTGCAATCTATTTAGAAGTTAAGGCTGAGAAATGGTTTCTAAATTTTCAAGTTAATCGAAATAGAATTACCTGCCAAGATTTATCTCTCCATTTATGTGCTAGATTTGAAAATCCTGTAGAAGAAAATTTTGTTGGTAGCTTTAATAAATTAGTTCAGTCCTCTTCTGTGGATGATTATTATGATGAATTTGAATCACTCAAAGCTTTGACGCTACGTATGAACCCTTCCTTGAGTGAATCCTACTTTGTTATGAGCTTCCTCAGTGGATTGAAGGATGATATTGGAAAAATTGTATCCATGTTCCACCCAAAAACTCTAGCTGATGCCTTCTCATTAGCTAGACTCCAAGAACAGAAACTTCAATTAACTAATGCAGCCTCAAAGCCAtttaccaaatccttcaatatccaTTACATCTCACAAAAACCTTACACTCCTAATCCCTTACCTCCTAAACCAATTATCACTTCACCCAAATTTAGCCCTTCCACCCCAAAATCTTTTTCACACCTACACCAAAGTCCACCCCTACACCTCCTATCATTAAAAGACTCTCTCAAGAGGACATGGACAAAAGAAGAGCTCAAGGGCGCTATTATAATTGTGATGCAGTATTCAAGCCTGGCCACTTTTGTAAGG GACactgaggaggaagaggaagtgTTTGTTGAGGCACCTGAATCTCCAGTTCAATCTGAAGTTGAAGTATCTCTTCATGCTCTCACTGGCTCTGCCACTGGTGATACAATCAGGATTCCTGGCCTCATCAACAAGAAGACCGTGTTTATCCTTATTGACACAGGTAGCACCACTAGTTTCATTGACAGTGCATTGGTTACTTCCCTCAAGTACTCTATCACACCAACTTCACCTATGCTGGTCACTGTTGCCAATGGAGAGCAAACCACAAGTTCAGGCATTTGCTCTAAACTCCAATGGAGCATGCAAGGGCAccattttatggaaaacttgagaGTATTACCACTTGGGGGGTGTGACATAGTACTTGGAGCAGATTGGTTGAAGAAATTAGGTGATGTGACCTTCAATTTTGCAAAACTTAGTGCTTCCTTTCTATACAAGACCAAACTTATTACATTGCAAGGCACTACTCCAAAACATTCATTCCTGATGATGAGTGGAGAGGCAGTCAAAAACTTATTTCTAAAACATTCACATGGAGTAGTGGCTCAACTATTCTCCATCCATACCACTTCAACACCCCCTACCACTCCGGCCATTTTACTGCCACTCTTGCAGGAATATACTGATATATTTCAAGAACCTTCCACTCTTCCACCTGAAAGAAGTTTGGACCATAAAATTCCCTTACAACCCAACTCCTCACCCGTCAACCAAAGGGCTTATAACTGTCCTTATGTGCAGAAAAGAGTAGTTGAACAATTGGTTAAGGAAATGCTTCAAACAGGGATTATTCAGCCTAGCCACAATCCATTTTCCTCTCCCAAACTTCTTGTGAGAAAGAAGGATAATTCATGGAGATTCTGTGTGGATTATAGGAAGCTCAACAACATCACCATTAAAGATAAGTTTTCTATCCCTATTGTGGATGAATTGCTAGACGAACTACATGGTGCCATATTCTTTTCAAAGATAGATCTGAGGGAAGGATATCATCAAATAAGAGTTCATGATCTTGACATACACAAGACAGCTTTTTGA